The sequence CTGCTGGCCCTGCTGCTGCTGGGCAGCGAGCGGGTGCTGCCGCTGCTGCGGGGAGGCAAGGCCTGGCTGCTGGCCCGGGGCGATGCTCTGGTGGGACTGGTGAGCCTGGGCCTGGCGCTCTACCTGGGCTGGCAGGGGATCGAGGGGCTGCAGCTCAGCCTTTAGGAGCTGGAGAGCCACTGCTGCCAGAGCCGGGCATCCCCGCCACCTCTACCGCCACCACCACCACCGCCACCGCCGGCCACCAGGGCCACCCGCTGGCTGGCGCGGCTCACCGCCACGTAGAGCAGCTGGCGCCGCAGCAGCGGATCCCCAGGCCAGAACACGTCGCCATCCACGAACACCTCGGAGAAGGTGCTGCCCTGGCTGCGGTGCACGGTGAGCACGGCGGCCGGACCGAGTGCGGCGAAGGCATCCCGCAGCAGAAAGAAGCGGCGCCACAGGGCGCGGCCCGCCTGCTTGTCGGCGCTGCGGGCCTGCTGCCGCAACGTGGCCAGCACCTGCTCGATGGCGGCGCGGCCGGCCGTGCCGAGCGGGGGCAGCAGGCGCAGGTTGAACTGGCTGTCGCCGCTGTCCACCGCCGCCATCAGGGTGTCCACCACGGGCACCGCCAGACCCCCGCCCAGATCGGCCGAGCTGAGGCCGAACTCACCCAGATCACAGCGCTCCGGCGTCACGTCGCGCACCAGCAGCTCCCGGTTGGAGCCGAGCACCATGTCGGGCTCCTCGGCGGCCTCATCGCCCTCGCGGCAGGCCGGCGCCATCACGGCGCTGCGGGTGATCAGCACCTCGCCGGGCAGCACCGGCAGCTGGTCGGCCATGGCGCCATGCAGGGCGCGGCGGGCGATCGGCACCAGCTGCTCCAGGGAGCGATTCGTGTAACAGAGGATGCGGGCCAGATCGGGGTTGTCGGTGGCGGCGCTGCGGCGCAGGGCGTCCTGGGCCGCCTCCAGCCACTGCTGGCGGGGCAGCAGCGCCACCTCCCCCACCGCCGTGCGCACGGGCGGCAGGGCGGGGGGCTGGCGCGCGGGCAGCCGCTGCTCCCGGATGCCCTGCGCCAGCTGCAGCACCGGCCCCTGATGGCGCACCACCTCGGTGAGCTCCGCCGAAGCGGCCCGCCCCAGGCTGAACACGGGGCTGCAGGGCTCCCCCACCGGCGGCAACTGGGCCGGATCGCCCACGAACACCAGGCGGGTGCCGAAGGGATGGGCGCAGCGCAGGCTGATCTCCAGCAGGGTGCTGTCCACCATCGAGGCCTCATCCACCAGCACCAGGCCCAGGTGCTCGAGGGCCGCGGCGGTCTGCTCGGTTTCCTCGCAGCGCTCCCGGTCGCCCTGCCGCTTCAGGCGCAGGCGCAGCAGGCGGTGGATGGTGGAGGGGTACCAGGTGGGCTGGAGGGCGGCCCGGCCCAGGTGGTGGCGCAGCACGCCCACCGCCTTGTGGGTGGGGGCCACCACGGTCCAGCAGAGCTGCTGGGCCTCCACCAGTTGCAGGAACGCCATCGAGAGGAAGGTCTTGCCAGTGCCGGCGTAGCCGCTGAGCACAAAGGGCCGGCCCTCTGCCGGCTCGGCCAGCCAGGCGGCGAAGGCCGTGCAGGCCGCCTGTTGCCCCGCCGTGAACACGGTGCCAGGGACCGGCGGCTCAGCCGGGGCGGGAGGCTGGCTCAACCGAGCCCAAGCCACACACCCCAGGCGTGGGCCAACTCCAGGGGCGAGCCCAGCAGCACCAGCCCGGGCAGAGCGATCGCCGGGCCCAGCAGGCTGCCCACCAGCACCTCCAGGCGGGTGTGGCCGAGGTTTTCCTTAAGCGGTCTGCGGCTCGGGGTTGGGCTCAGTGTTGAGGAATCGGCATCGGCGCTGCCGGGCTCAGGCGGCCAGAGCGCCTCGGGCAGCTGGTTGACCCGCCCGGCGGTGAGCCCGGCGGCCCGCCGTACCCCGGAGGCGTCGTAGAGCACCACGAAGCAGAGCGCGGCCGCCAGGGCGAACAGCGGATCGGCAAAGCCCTGCTGCCAGCCCAGCGCCGCCGTGGTGCCCGTGAGCAGGGCGGAATGGCTGGAGGGCATGCCGCCCGTTTCGAGCAGCACGGCCGGGCGCCAGCGCCGGTGCAGCACCAGCTCGATCACCAGCTTGGACGCCTGGGCCAGCCCGCAGGCCACCAGCCCCCACCAGAGGGTGCTGTTGGCGAGCAGGGCCGCCAGGGGCTGGGCATCGTGGAGCGCCGCCAGAGGCATCTCCATCATCGGTCGCGGCTGGTGATGTAGTCGGCGAGGGCGAGCAGGGGGGCTGCCTGGCCCTCGGCAGCGAAGGGCTCCAGGGCGGCCTTGGCAGCGGCCACCAGGGCTTCCGCCCGCTGGCGCGACTCCTCGAGCCCCAGCAGCTTGGGATAGGTGGTCTTGTCGGCGGTGAGATCCTTGCCGGCGGTCTTGCCGAGCACGTCGCTGCTGGCGGTGACATCGAGGATGTCGTCGATGATCTGGAAGGCGAGGCCGATGCCGCGGGCGTAGGTGCGGAGGGCCCCGAGCAGGGCTGCGGGAGCGCCGGCGATCAGGGCGCCGCTGAGCACGCAGGCCCGCAGCAGGGCGCCGGTCTTGTGCAGGTGGATGTACTCCAGGGTGTCAAGGTCCACGTCCTTGCCCTCACACTCCAGATCCACCACCTGGCCCCCCACCAGGCCCGGGGCACCGGAAGCCAGGCTCAGCTCGCCCACCACCCGCAGCAGCTGCTCGGCCGGCACCTGGGGACTGCGCAGGGCGACCATCTCGAAGGCCCGGGTGAGCAGGGCGTCGCCGGCCAGGATCGCCTTGGCCTCGCCGTACACCTTGTGGTTGGTGGGCCGCCCCCGGCGCAGGTCGTCGTCGTCCATGGCCGGCAGATCGTCATGGATCAGCGACATGGTGTGGATCATCTCCAGGGCGAGGGCCGTGGGCATGGCCAGGGCGCTGTCGCCACCGGCCAGCTCACAGGCCGCCAGGCAGAGGATCGGCCGCAGCCGCTTGCCGCCCGCCAGCAGCGAGTAGCGCATCGCCTCCCGCAGCGATTCGGGTCGCTCCGGCCCCAGGGACGCCTCGAGGGCGGTCTCCACCCGCAGGCGCGTCGCCTCCAGATAGGCAGGGAAATCAAAGCTGCCCGCCTCGGGGCCTGCACCGGTGCCGTCGGCGGGGCTGCCAGGGGTCGTGCTCACCGCCGCGGTCATGGGGAGATGGGGACTGGGGGCGATTCTCTCAGGTGAAGCCCCATTCCCCAGGCCTGGCGGGTCCAGGCCACACACATGGCAAGACCGGTGGGACCTGCCATGCCGCTGCGGGAGACTGGAGGACGCTGTCCGATGGCTCTGCCTGCATGGATCTGCCCCGCCTCCTCGAGGTCAGCACGCGCCGGCAACGGATCGCCAGTGCCGCCGCCCAGGCCGTGCGCGACCACTGGGTGACCCTGCATGACGGGGCCGTCACGATCCCGGCCGCGCCGCTGGCCCAGGAGCTGCTGGTGTACCGGGTGGACAACGGCCGGCTGCTGGCTGATCTGGAGGAGCAGCTGGGCGGCGAGCCGGGGGCCCTGGCGCGGCTGCACGCCAGCGAGGACAGCATGGAGACCCAGACCCTGCTGCACGGGCTGCTGGTGACCAAGGCCGGCGACAGCCGCGGGCCGATCCTGCAGGAACTGCAGCGGCTCGCCGTACAGACCGAGCCACTGCTGGTGGACAACGATGGGGTGGTGATCAATGGCAACCGGCGGCTGGCGGCGATGCGCCGTCTGCTGGCCGAGGATCCGCAGCGCTACCAGCGCTTCCACACGCCGCTGGTGGCGATCCTGCCCCCGGGCGTCAGCCGGGCCGACCTGGAGTTTCTGGAGGCGAGCCTGCAGATGGCGCCGGACACCAAGCTGGCCTACGGCTGGCTGGAGCGGCGCCTCAAGCTGCGGGAACAGCATGCTCGCCTCGGCCTGGCCGACGAATGGATCCAGGAGGCCTACCGGCTGGCCGATCCCGCCCAGCTGGAGCAGGAGCTGGCCGAGCTGGCCCTGGCCGAGACCTTTCTGGAGCAGTTCCAGAGGCAGCCGCGCCGCTATTCCAGCCTGGAGGATGCGGAGCCGTTGATCGTGGGGCTGAGCGCCCAGCTGCCCCTGCTGCCAAAGCGGCTGCGCCCCTGCTGGCAGGCGCTGGGGTTCCTGCTGATCGACCGCCGCGCTGAGCTCGATGGGGGCATGGCCAAGCACTTCCCTTTCACGGCTCCACCGGTACCGCTATTCCCCGCCGAAACGCTCTCACGGCTCGCCCAGGAGTGGGGGATGGAGCGAGAGTCCAGCGGGGACGAGCAGAACAGCAGTCCGCTGCTGGCGGTGGCTCTGCCGCGGGCCCAGCTGCGGGCGCTGGCGGCGGTGGCGGCGGACGGACAAGGCCGCAGCACCAGGGCCAAGGAGCTGCAGGACGTGCTCGACACCCTGCGGATGCAGTGCCGGCAGGGGCAGCCCCCCCAGAGGCTGCTGATCAACCTGCGCAACAGCCGCAAGCTGCTGGCGCGGGTGACCCCCGACCAGCTGAGCGCCGAAGAGCGCAGCCGGCTGCAGGGGGAGCTGGCTGCCATCGCCGCCCAGGGCGCCCAGCTGCTGGGCGGCAAGCGCAAGAGCTCCCTGTGGAAGCGCCTGATGGGGCGGGTGCGGGGTGGGCGGCGCTGACCGGCTCAGGGCACCAGATCATCCAGCCCATGCTCGTGCCCATGGCGGCGGCACCAGGCCACCACGGTGTTCACCAGCAGCATGGTCACCGTCATCGGGCCCACTCCCCCCGGCACCGGCGTGATCGCGGCGGCCAGGGGCTCCACCTGCTCAACGATCACATCGCCGCAGAGGCCGCCCTCGGGCCGGCGGTGGATGCCCACATCCACCACCACCGCACCGGGCCGCACGTGCTCGGCCCCGAGCATGCGGGGGCGGCCCGCCGCCACCACCAGCACCTCGGCCTCGCGGGTCAGGCTGGGCAGGTCACGGGTGCGGGAGTGGGCCACGGTGACCGTGGCATCGGCGGCCTGCAGCATCAGGGCCATGGGCTGGCCCACCAGGATGCTGCGCCCCACCACCACCGCCCGCCGCCCGGCCAGCTCCACGCCGGCCTGGGCCAGCAGGGCCATCACCCCGGCCGGGGTGCAGCTGCGCGGGCCGGGCTCCCCTTTGAGCAGGCGGCCGAGGTTGAGGGTGTGCAGACCATCGGCATCCTTGGCGGGGTCGAGGGCCATCAGCAGGGGCGCCGCGTCGAGGCCGCCGGGCAGGGGCAGCTGCAACAGGATGCCGTCAACGGCCGGATCGGCGTTGAGGGCCTCGATCCTGGCCAGGATCTGCTCCGCTTCGGTGGCCGCCGGCAGGTGCGCCCCGAGGCTGCGGATGCCCACCCGGCCGCAGGCCTTCTCCTTGTTGGCCACGTAGACGCCGCTGGCGGGGTCATCGCCCACCCTGAGCACCGCCAGGCCGGGGGGACGTCCGAGACGGGGCTGGTGGGCGGCGATGGTGGCGGCGAGCCTCGTTTCGATCGCGGCGGCGAGCTCACGCCCATCGAGACGGGTGGCCATGGATCGAGGGGGCTGCGCAATCCCCAGCTTGCAATGCTGGCGCCCGAGCGGCCCTCGCTAGCGTCGAAGCATGCGTGGCCGGCTGTTGACGATCCAGATCCCCGGCCGGGTGCGCAGCCTGTGGCGCCAGTGGCTGCGCACCGAACGACCCCGCCAGCCACCCGCCTGCTGGCGGGGTCAGGACAGTCTCGCGGTGCTGATGGTGTGTGCCCTGGTGGCGGTGCTGAGCAGTTGGTCGTGGCTGGCGGAGCCGAGCCTGCGCCCAGGCATGCTCGCCCCGTTCACGGTGCAGGCGCCCGAATCGGCCGAGGTGGTGGACAGCACCGCCCTGGAGGAGCGGCGCCAGCAGATGCTGCCCCGCACCACCGTCCAGGTGGTGGATGAGGAGGCCAGCCTGCGTCTGCGCGCCCAGCTGGGCGAACAGCTCAAGCTGATGCAAGACCAACTGGCTCGCGCCCGGGACCGGGTGGAGGCCCTGCCGCTCAGCGACCAGGAACGCCTCTGGCTGCGGGGGCTCAGCCCGGCCCAGCTCACCGCCTGGCAGGCAGAGGTGAGCCGGGCCCAGCTGCGCATGCTCAGCCAGGGGCTGGCGCCGGGAGTTTCCGAAGGCCAGCTGCTGGAGGCCGCCTCCTTGCAGCTGGATCAGCTCACCGGGCTGGGGCGCAACCTCGGCGCCCGGCTGGTGGTGCAGAGCCTGCAGGGCCAGACCAACCTGCGCAGCGACCCAGCCCTCAGCCAACGCCGCATCGAGGCGTTGATCAGCCAGCAGGGCATCCCCACGATCAGCGTCAGCAAGGGCGACCTGGTGGTGCGGCAGGGGGAGGTGATCAACGCCCAGGTGTTCGACGTGCTCGACCATTTCGGCCTGGTCAACCGCCGGCCCAGGCCGCTGGTGTGGCTGAGCCACTTCCTCGAGAGCCTGGCCGTCACCGGCGCCATGGTGCTGCTGCTGCGCCGCTGGCGCTCCAGCCTCGAGCCGCGCCAGGCGATGCTCGCCCTGGGCACCCTGCTGGCGGTGCAGGGGGTGCATCTCTGGCTCGGCCCGGGCGCCAGCCCGATGGTGCTGCTGGTGCCGCCCACCCTGCTGCTCGCCCAGGGCCTGGGCACCGCCAGCGGCCTGGCCTGGCTGGCGGCGGCCACCCTGCTCTGGCCGGTGCCGATGAGCGGTCTGCTGGGCCTGCGGCTGCTGCTGGCAGCGGCCACGGCGGCGGTGGCGGCGGTGACCGCCGGCCGCCAGCGCAGCCGGGCCGAGCTGCTGCAGCTGGCCGTGCTGCTGCCGGGCGGGGCGGTGCTGCTGCAGTGGCTGCTGCTGCAGGGCCGGGGCCAGCCGGGGCAGTTCGACCTGCTCAGTGAAGCTCTGCTGCTGGCGGGGCTGCTGATGGCGGGCCTGCTGCTGGCCCCCCTGGTGGAGACCTTCTTCGGACTGATGACCCGCACCCGGCTGCTGGAACTGGCCGACCTGGAGCGGCCCCTGCTGCGCCGGCTCTCCTGCGAGGCGCCCGGCACCTTCGAGCACACCCTGATGATCGCCGGCCTGGCCGAGGAGGGGGCCCGCAGCATCGGTGCCGACGTGGATCTGGTGCGCACCGGGGCGCTGTATCACGACGTGGGCAAGCTGCACGGACCCCAGTGGTTCATCGAAAACCAGGAGGAGGGGGCCAACCCCCATGACACCCTCGATGACCCCTACGCCAGCGCCGCCATCCTGCAGGCCCATGTGGATGAAGGCCTGAAGCTGGCCCGGCGCTACCGGCTGCCGCGGCCCCTGGCGGACTTCATCCCCGAGCATCAGGGCACGCTGAAGATGGGCTACTTCCTGCACCATGCCCGCGAACGCGACGGCTCAGTTCGGGAGGCCGATTTCCGCTACCGCGGCCCCACCCCCCGCAGCCGCGAAACGGCGATCCTGATGCTCGCCGACGGCTGTGAAGCCGCCCTGCGCTCCCTGCCGCCCGGCACTAATGAACACGAAGCGCGCACGATGGTGCGCCGCATCCTGGAAGCGCGGCAGCGGGACGGCCAGTTGGCGGGCAGCGGCATCAGCCGCGCCGAGCTGGAGCTGCTGATCCGGGCCTTCGTACGGGTGTGGAAGCGCATGCGCCACCGCCGCATCCCCTATCCGATTCCCGCCCGCAAGGCCTTCAGTGCCTGAGGGGGAAGAAGGATGACGGCACTCAGCTTCGTGGAGCTGCAGCGGCAGCTGCAGCCCTCCTGGGGCCACACCGCCGGCGGCATGGGCCCGGAGGTGGACGTGCTGCTGGTGCCCTCGCTCTCGATGGACCAGAGCCAGATGGCCCTGGTCACGGGGTCGCACCACTACGAGGAGCGCCAGCTGTTCGCCCTGATCGGGCTGCGCCACCCGGGGGTGCGCATGGTGTATGCCAGCAGCAAGCCCCTGGCCGAGCTGGTGGTGGATGCGGTGCTGGAGCTGCTGCCGGGGGTGCCCACCTCCCACGCCCGCCGCCGCCTGCACCTGTTCGACACCGACGACGCCTCGGGCCGCCCCCTCACCGCCAAGCTGCTGGAGCGGCCCGCCCTGCTGGCCCGCATCGGCGAACTGCTGCGGCCGGGCCGCAGTTTCATCAGCTGTTTCGTGGTGAGCGAGCTGGAACGGGAGCTGTCGGAGCGCCTGCAGGTGCCGCTGCTGGGCACCTCCCCCCACCTGCTGCAGTGGGGCAGCAAGGCCGGCAGCCGTGCCCTGTTTCGGCGTTGCGGTGTGCCCCACCCGCCCGGCAGCGAGCGGGTGTTCGACCTGGCCAGCCTGGCGGAGGCCACAGCCGACCTCTGGGAGCAGCATCCCGGGCTGGAGCGCTGCGTGGTGAAGCTCAACGAGGGCTTCAGCGGCGAGGGCAACGCCCTGCTGGAGCTGGCCCCACTGCAGCTTCAGGAGCACTCAGCGCCACAGCGGCGGCAGCTGCTGCGCCAGGCGCTGGAGCAGCTGCCGATGCCGGCGCCCGCCTGGCGGGAGCTGATGGCCCGCCAGGGCGCCCTGGTGGAGGCCTGGCTGCAGGGGGGTGAGGCCCTGCGCTCCCCCAGCGTTCAGGGGATCATCCATCCGGGGGCGGACGGACGCCCCGGCGCCGTGGAGGTGCTCTCCACCCATGAGCAGGTGCTGGGGGGGCCGAGCGGCCAGACCTACCTGGGCTGCAGCTTCCCCGCCAGCGAGGACTACCGCCGCGAGCTGATGGCCCATGGGCTGGCCATCGGCCGGGCCCTGGCGGCCGAGGGAGCCCTGGAACGCTATGCCGTGGACTTCATCGCCCGGCGTTTCGGCGCACGATGGGAGCTGCAGGCGATCGAGATCAACCTGCGCCAGGGGGGCACCACACACCCCTACATGGCCCTGCACGCCATCACCAGCGGCCGGCTCGACCCCGCCGACGGGCTCTACCGCTCCCCCACCGGCGCCGCGCTGCACTACCGGGCCACCGATAACTTCTGCGCAGCCCAGCTGCGCGGCCTGCTGCCGATCGACCTGATCGACATCGTGGCGGAAGCGGGCCTGCACTACGACCCGGCCCAGCTGCGCGGCAGTGTGTTCCACCTGCTGGGCTGCCTCTCGGAGTACGGCAAGCTCGGCATGACCTGCATCGGCCGCAGTGCGGCGGAGGCGGAAGCGGTGTACCGGGCCACCGAGCAGCGGCTGGTGGAGGCCGCCGCTGAGCGCCATGGAGTTGCTGTTGATGCGCACTAAGATGCGCACATATCACCGGGGTGGTATGCGCACGACGCTGGATCTTCCGGATCCGCTCTTCGAAAGGCTGAAGGCGCGGGCGGCCAGCCAGCGCATGACGCTCAAACAACTGCTGCGCAGCTACGT is a genomic window of Cyanobium sp. NS01 containing:
- a CDS encoding ATP-dependent RecD-like DNA helicase, which produces MSQPPAPAEPPVPGTVFTAGQQAACTAFAAWLAEPAEGRPFVLSGYAGTGKTFLSMAFLQLVEAQQLCWTVVAPTHKAVGVLRHHLGRAALQPTWYPSTIHRLLRLRLKRQGDRERCEETEQTAAALEHLGLVLVDEASMVDSTLLEISLRCAHPFGTRLVFVGDPAQLPPVGEPCSPVFSLGRAASAELTEVVRHQGPVLQLAQGIREQRLPARQPPALPPVRTAVGEVALLPRQQWLEAAQDALRRSAATDNPDLARILCYTNRSLEQLVPIARRALHGAMADQLPVLPGEVLITRSAVMAPACREGDEAAEEPDMVLGSNRELLVRDVTPERCDLGEFGLSSADLGGGLAVPVVDTLMAAVDSGDSQFNLRLLPPLGTAGRAAIEQVLATLRQQARSADKQAGRALWRRFFLLRDAFAALGPAAVLTVHRSQGSTFSEVFVDGDVFWPGDPLLRRQLLYVAVSRASQRVALVAGGGGGGGGGRGGGDARLWQQWLSSS
- a CDS encoding divergent PAP2 family protein, producing the protein MEMPLAALHDAQPLAALLANSTLWWGLVACGLAQASKLVIELVLHRRWRPAVLLETGGMPSSHSALLTGTTAALGWQQGFADPLFALAAALCFVVLYDASGVRRAAGLTAGRVNQLPEALWPPEPGSADADSSTLSPTPSRRPLKENLGHTRLEVLVGSLLGPAIALPGLVLLGSPLELAHAWGVWLGLG
- the crtE gene encoding geranylgeranyl diphosphate synthase CrtE, coding for MTAAVSTTPGSPADGTGAGPEAGSFDFPAYLEATRLRVETALEASLGPERPESLREAMRYSLLAGGKRLRPILCLAACELAGGDSALAMPTALALEMIHTMSLIHDDLPAMDDDDLRRGRPTNHKVYGEAKAILAGDALLTRAFEMVALRSPQVPAEQLLRVVGELSLASGAPGLVGGQVVDLECEGKDVDLDTLEYIHLHKTGALLRACVLSGALIAGAPAALLGALRTYARGIGLAFQIIDDILDVTASSDVLGKTAGKDLTADKTTYPKLLGLEESRQRAEALVAAAKAALEPFAAEGQAAPLLALADYITSRDR
- the folD gene encoding bifunctional methylenetetrahydrofolate dehydrogenase/methenyltetrahydrofolate cyclohydrolase FolD yields the protein MATRLDGRELAAAIETRLAATIAAHQPRLGRPPGLAVLRVGDDPASGVYVANKEKACGRVGIRSLGAHLPAATEAEQILARIEALNADPAVDGILLQLPLPGGLDAAPLLMALDPAKDADGLHTLNLGRLLKGEPGPRSCTPAGVMALLAQAGVELAGRRAVVVGRSILVGQPMALMLQAADATVTVAHSRTRDLPSLTREAEVLVVAAGRPRMLGAEHVRPGAVVVDVGIHRRPEGGLCGDVIVEQVEPLAAAITPVPGGVGPMTVTMLLVNTVVAWCRRHGHEHGLDDLVP
- a CDS encoding HDIG domain-containing metalloprotein; translated protein: MRGRLLTIQIPGRVRSLWRQWLRTERPRQPPACWRGQDSLAVLMVCALVAVLSSWSWLAEPSLRPGMLAPFTVQAPESAEVVDSTALEERRQQMLPRTTVQVVDEEASLRLRAQLGEQLKLMQDQLARARDRVEALPLSDQERLWLRGLSPAQLTAWQAEVSRAQLRMLSQGLAPGVSEGQLLEAASLQLDQLTGLGRNLGARLVVQSLQGQTNLRSDPALSQRRIEALISQQGIPTISVSKGDLVVRQGEVINAQVFDVLDHFGLVNRRPRPLVWLSHFLESLAVTGAMVLLLRRWRSSLEPRQAMLALGTLLAVQGVHLWLGPGASPMVLLVPPTLLLAQGLGTASGLAWLAAATLLWPVPMSGLLGLRLLLAAATAAVAAVTAGRQRSRAELLQLAVLLPGGAVLLQWLLLQGRGQPGQFDLLSEALLLAGLLMAGLLLAPLVETFFGLMTRTRLLELADLERPLLRRLSCEAPGTFEHTLMIAGLAEEGARSIGADVDLVRTGALYHDVGKLHGPQWFIENQEEGANPHDTLDDPYASAAILQAHVDEGLKLARRYRLPRPLADFIPEHQGTLKMGYFLHHARERDGSVREADFRYRGPTPRSRETAILMLADGCEAALRSLPPGTNEHEARTMVRRILEARQRDGQLAGSGISRAELELLIRAFVRVWKRMRHRRIPYPIPARKAFSA
- a CDS encoding peptide ligase PGM1-related protein, giving the protein MTALSFVELQRQLQPSWGHTAGGMGPEVDVLLVPSLSMDQSQMALVTGSHHYEERQLFALIGLRHPGVRMVYASSKPLAELVVDAVLELLPGVPTSHARRRLHLFDTDDASGRPLTAKLLERPALLARIGELLRPGRSFISCFVVSELERELSERLQVPLLGTSPHLLQWGSKAGSRALFRRCGVPHPPGSERVFDLASLAEATADLWEQHPGLERCVVKLNEGFSGEGNALLELAPLQLQEHSAPQRRQLLRQALEQLPMPAPAWRELMARQGALVEAWLQGGEALRSPSVQGIIHPGADGRPGAVEVLSTHEQVLGGPSGQTYLGCSFPASEDYRRELMAHGLAIGRALAAEGALERYAVDFIARRFGARWELQAIEINLRQGGTTHPYMALHAITSGRLDPADGLYRSPTGAALHYRATDNFCAAQLRGLLPIDLIDIVAEAGLHYDPAQLRGSVFHLLGCLSEYGKLGMTCIGRSAAEAEAVYRATEQRLVEAAAERHGVAVDAH